A portion of the Armatimonadota bacterium genome contains these proteins:
- a CDS encoding response regulator, protein MRILVCEDEGLTVLKLRRLLTAAGHTVVGEARDGEECLAQSEQAQPDLVLMDIKMPGLDGIETTRRLLEKRPVAVVMLTAYSDDETVRAATEAGACAYLVKPVNRCQLLSALHVAASRFAELEQLRRERQDLNEALEARKLVERAKGVLMDRAGLTEAEAFRRLQKASRDQRRPMKQVALEVIEAGRLMAPRPLLKPAAEDDNRVVQ, encoded by the coding sequence ATGCGCATTCTGGTCTGCGAGGACGAGGGCCTGACCGTGCTCAAGCTGCGGCGGCTGCTGACGGCAGCCGGCCACACGGTGGTGGGCGAGGCAAGGGACGGCGAGGAATGCCTGGCGCAATCGGAGCAGGCGCAGCCCGATCTGGTGCTGATGGATATCAAGATGCCGGGCCTGGACGGGATCGAGACGACGCGCAGGCTGCTGGAGAAGCGCCCGGTGGCGGTGGTGATGCTCACCGCGTACAGCGACGATGAAACCGTGCGCGCCGCGACGGAGGCGGGCGCCTGCGCCTACCTGGTCAAGCCCGTCAACCGCTGTCAACTCCTGTCGGCGCTCCATGTCGCCGCGTCGCGCTTCGCCGAACTGGAGCAGCTCCGGCGCGAACGGCAGGACCTCAACGAGGCCCTGGAGGCGCGCAAGCTCGTCGAGCGCGCCAAGGGGGTGCTCATGGATCGCGCCGGGCTGACCGAAGCGGAAGCCTTTCGCCGCTTGCAGAAGGCCAGTCGCGACCAGCGCCGTCCCATGAAGCAGGTCGCCCTTGAGGTCATCGAGGCGGGCAGGCTGATGGCGCCGCGGCCCCTGCTTAAGCCCGCGGCGGAGGACGACAATCGCGTCGTGCAGTGA